Genomic window (Hyalangium gracile):
CGCTCAACGCCTGCTGCCGCGCTGCCTCGGCCGTCAGCCCCGTCGCGACAGAATGGCGCCGATGTCTCCGACCAGGGAGATGAGGGCTGGCGGTACACCCTCCACCCGGATCCTGGACGTCTCCTCCATGCAGAACTCGTACATCTCGCGGCGGACCTGCTCGTTCAGCACCAGCGCTCGGGCCTCCTGGGGCCGCCCTGCCTCGAGCGCTCTCAGCACCTGCTCCCTGGAACCTCCCATCCGTTTGAACAGGAGCTCGGGAAAGCGGTTCAGCCCGGCCTTGAGGTCTCCGAAGGGCTCGTGATGCTCATCGAAGTAGTCGTCGAAGTCGTCGAGCACCTGCCGTATCACCCCCAGCGCTTCGGCGGCCTGGCTGACCACCGGATCAGGCTGGCGACCTCCCAGCAGCTGCCCGCACTCCACTCCCGCCTTCACGTGCAGCCCCGTGATGGCGTGGATCATCCTCAGGTACTGCTCGAGCATGAGGGGCTGGAAGTCCGTCAGCTTCTTGAGCTCGAGCTCGAGGATCGCGCCCCCGTACGCTCCCTGCACGAACGAGTTCAGCACCTGGTAGATGCGGACCTGGCAGTCCACCGGCGTTCCGGCCAGGGTCATCGCTTCGGTGAAGGCGTCGAGCGCCTGCGTGCTCATCACCACCGCGTGCAGGACCGCCGGCATGA
Coding sequences:
- a CDS encoding polyprenyl synthetase family protein; translated protein: MRELHPSEKSLPNYVRIGFEHATGRVIPASLEAVLRGASLLDASILTVDDALDDSMYRAGRLCLHRQVGVMPAVLHAVVMSTQALDAFTEAMTLAGTPVDCQVRIYQVLNSFVQGAYGGAILELELKKLTDFQPLMLEQYLRMIHAITGLHVKAGVECGQLLGGRQPDPVVSQAAEALGVIRQVLDDFDDYFDEHHEPFGDLKAGLNRFPELLFKRMGGSREQVLRALEAGRPQEARALVLNEQVRREMYEFCMEETSRIRVEGVPPALISLVGDIGAILSRRG